Proteins from one Bombus affinis isolate iyBomAffi1 chromosome 1, iyBomAffi1.2, whole genome shotgun sequence genomic window:
- the LOC126922626 gene encoding uncharacterized protein LOC126922626 isoform X1 translates to METLGKFASIWVVLFFCGLPFCSYGNFPSKDFGEKLDVLSKIVNYIRQRPRQMNADVTLSLTIVEGKDLKSTSLTSTETLNKMRPLFFRTANAIAIFLHENARHLVDKHRNILLTILRLCDSTRRDLLDKVIPENEDVQLVHESINYPILWLKEISWRHGALEKGKTNFKLNYRDIRELIMQGPPKEEESDRCLAEIVRNKLNSSDRIPDLCAEILANRESSRGYPLTHRLLIVQIAKILKCDRGLPSSELILSYCSAILEDLIDIETAGFPYQTPDLTMEQVVLCGMEGFLEFTGKHYERLVLRWFRPSGCFSSFGYKFANNEIRVSRRTSKQTDFGCDSHATGLAAATLSLFIRENLENARW, encoded by the exons ATGGAAACACTTGGAAAGTTCGCTAGTATTTGGGTGGTTCTGTTTTTCTGCGGCCTGCCGTTTTGCAGCTATGGAAACTTTCCTTCTAAAGATTTTG GAGAAAAATTGGACGTTCTGTCTAAGATAGTCAATTACATTCGCCAAAGGCCTCGTCAAATGAATGCCGATGTTACGTTATCTCTAACGATCGTCGAAGGTAAAGATTTGAAATCTACGAGTTTAACGAGTACTGAAACCTTAAACAAAATGCGTCCGTTATTCTTTCGTACAGCTAACGCGATTGCTATCTTTTTGCATGAAAATGCGCGACATCTTGTGGATAAACATCGAAATATTCTTCTGACGATTTTAAGATTGTGCGATTCTACTCGACGAGATTTGTTAGATAAAGTCATTCCAGAGAACGAGGACGTTCAGTTAG TGCACGAAAGCATAAATTATCCAATTTTGTGGCTGAAAGAAATATCATGGCGCCATGGCGCTCTAGAAAAGGGGAagacaaattttaaattaaattatcggGACATACGAGAACTGATAATGCAAGGACCGCCCAAGGAGGAAGAAAGCGATCGATGTCTCGCCGAAATTGTTCGGAACAAGTTGAATTCCAGCGATAGAATTCCTGATTTGTGCGCGGAGATATTGGCAAATCGAGAATCTAGCAGAGGATACCCTCTTACTCATAGATTGTTGATTGTTCAAATTGCTAAGATA tTGAAATGCGATCGAGGTCTTCCATCTTCGGAATTAATACTATCTTACTGTTCCGCGATCCTCGAAGATCTGATCGATATCGAAACAGCTGGATTTCCTTATCAAACGCCAGATTTAACGATGGAACAAG TTGTTCTATGCGGTATGGAAGGATTCCTGGAATTCACTGGCAAGCACTATGAACGATTAGTACTGCGTTGGTTTCGTCCCAGCGGCTGTTTCAGTTCGTTTGGATATAAATTCGCCAATAACGAGATACGCGTGTCACGGAGAACCTCTAAGCAAACGGACTTTGGTTGCGACAGCCACGCTACTGGTCTAGCCGCTGCTACGCTTTCTTTATTTATTCGCGAGAATCTGGAAAACGCTCGCTGGTAA
- the LOC126924510 gene encoding uncharacterized protein LOC126924510, whose product MQLTSCCGCYSLKAGTLFTGILGIILSIISLIMIFTLNVEWKTILIDVLDQSIVKIIFAINLCMTILISTLLIVGAIKKNTFMMLPWVILGLMLAVGLLVSVLYTSIMFFVNHAAINGILWLVIGLIAVVIYAYLWLVVYSYFQYLRYDKLNSRMGPYGRPYNYRRP is encoded by the exons ATGCAACTCACGTCGTGTTGCGGATGTTACTCGCTAAAAGCGGGAACATTGTTCACCGGAATATTGGGCATC ATTCTATCGATCATCTCGTTGATTATGATCTTTACTCTGAACGTCGAATGGAAGACGATACTGATCGACGTGCTGGACCAGAGCATCGTTAAAATCATTTTCGCGATAAACTTGTGCATGACAATTTTGATCTCGACGCTGCTCATAGTTGGCGCTATCAAG AAAAACACGTTTATGATGCTTCCATGGGTAATTCTGGGCTTGATGTTAGCAGTCGGTCTATTAGTGAGTGTTCTATACACATCCATAATGTTCTTCGTGAATCACGCGGCAATAAATGGAATTCTGTGGCTCGTCATTGGCCTTATAGCTGTCG taATCTACGCCTACTTGTGGTTGGTAGTGTACAGTTACTTCCAATATCTGAGATACGATAAATTGAACAGCAGAATGGGACCGTACGGAAGGCCGTACAATTATCGGCGACCTTGA
- the LOC126924042 gene encoding L-xylulose reductase codes for MNINFEGKRILVTGAGRGIGKELALRLSDYGGQVIALSKTKQNLEQLCAEDPRIQIVCVDLNDWNATRKAVENVLPIDLLVNNAGVARLNPFFDATEEDFDVTFAINVKSMLNVSQVVAKNLIERKVGGSIVNVSSQASQAALLDHTVYCSSKGAVDMLSKTMALELGPHNIRVNTVNPTVIMTEMGKLGWSDPNKAQTMISKIPLGRFGEVSEVIDAIVYLLSDRSSMINGVALPVDGGFLAM; via the exons ATGAACATCAACTTCGAGGGAAAGCGTATTCTTGTAACCGGAGCCGGGCGAG GCATCGGCAAGGAGTTGGCTCTTCGTCTATCCGACTATGGAGGTCAAGTAATAGCGTTATCGAAGACAAAACAAAACCTGGAGCAATTATGCGCAGAAGATCCTCGTATTCAGATCGTCTGCGTCGATCTTAACGACTGGAACGCAACCAGGAAGGCGGTCGAAAATGTCTTACCCATTGATCTTCTGGTGAACAATGCAGGTGTTGCGCGTCTTAATCCTTTTTTTGATGCGACGGAGGAAGACTTTGACGTGACTTTCGCTATAAACGTGAAGTCGATGCTAAATGTATCTCAAGTGGTCGCGAAAAATTTGATCGAAAGAAAAGTTGGCGGCAGCATTGTTAATGTTTCTTCGCAAGCTAGCCAGGCAGCTTTACTGGATCATACCGTCTATTGCTCTTCCAAAGGAGCAGTAGACATGTTATCTAA AACGATGGCTCTCGAACTTGGTCCGCACAATATAAGAGTAAACACCGTAAATCCTACAGTGATCATGACAGAAATGGGAAAACTAGGCTGGAGCGATCCGAACAAAGCACAAACTATGATAAGCAAAATACCACTAGGTCGATTTGGCG AGGTATCCGAAGTAATCGATGCGATAGTATATCTGTTAAGCGATCGTAGCTCAATGATCAACGGAGTCGCTTTGCCAGTGGATGGTGGATTTTTAGCAATGTAG
- the LOC126922626 gene encoding uncharacterized protein LOC126922626 isoform X3 encodes METLGKFASIWVVLFFCGLPFCSYGNFPSKDFGEKLDVLSKIVNYIRQRPRQMNADVTLSLTIVEANAIAIFLHENARHLVDKHRNILLTILRLCDSTRRDLLDKVIPENEDVQLVHESINYPILWLKEISWRHGALEKGKTNFKLNYRDIRELIMQGPPKEEESDRCLAEIVRNKLNSSDRIPDLCAEILANRESSRGYPLTHRLLIVQIAKILKCDRGLPSSELILSYCSAILEDLIDIETAGFPYQTPDLTMEQVVLCGMEGFLEFTGKHYERLVLRWFRPSGCFSSFGYKFANNEIRVSRRTSKQTDFGCDSHATGLAAATLSLFIRENLENARW; translated from the exons ATGGAAACACTTGGAAAGTTCGCTAGTATTTGGGTGGTTCTGTTTTTCTGCGGCCTGCCGTTTTGCAGCTATGGAAACTTTCCTTCTAAAGATTTTG GAGAAAAATTGGACGTTCTGTCTAAGATAGTCAATTACATTCGCCAAAGGCCTCGTCAAATGAATGCCGATGTTACGTTATCTCTAACGATCGTCGAAG CTAACGCGATTGCTATCTTTTTGCATGAAAATGCGCGACATCTTGTGGATAAACATCGAAATATTCTTCTGACGATTTTAAGATTGTGCGATTCTACTCGACGAGATTTGTTAGATAAAGTCATTCCAGAGAACGAGGACGTTCAGTTAG TGCACGAAAGCATAAATTATCCAATTTTGTGGCTGAAAGAAATATCATGGCGCCATGGCGCTCTAGAAAAGGGGAagacaaattttaaattaaattatcggGACATACGAGAACTGATAATGCAAGGACCGCCCAAGGAGGAAGAAAGCGATCGATGTCTCGCCGAAATTGTTCGGAACAAGTTGAATTCCAGCGATAGAATTCCTGATTTGTGCGCGGAGATATTGGCAAATCGAGAATCTAGCAGAGGATACCCTCTTACTCATAGATTGTTGATTGTTCAAATTGCTAAGATA tTGAAATGCGATCGAGGTCTTCCATCTTCGGAATTAATACTATCTTACTGTTCCGCGATCCTCGAAGATCTGATCGATATCGAAACAGCTGGATTTCCTTATCAAACGCCAGATTTAACGATGGAACAAG TTGTTCTATGCGGTATGGAAGGATTCCTGGAATTCACTGGCAAGCACTATGAACGATTAGTACTGCGTTGGTTTCGTCCCAGCGGCTGTTTCAGTTCGTTTGGATATAAATTCGCCAATAACGAGATACGCGTGTCACGGAGAACCTCTAAGCAAACGGACTTTGGTTGCGACAGCCACGCTACTGGTCTAGCCGCTGCTACGCTTTCTTTATTTATTCGCGAGAATCTGGAAAACGCTCGCTGGTAA
- the LOC126922626 gene encoding uncharacterized protein LOC126922626 isoform X2, whose amino-acid sequence METFLLKILRIKVAVIAGEKLDVLSKIVNYIRQRPRQMNADVTLSLTIVEGKDLKSTSLTSTETLNKMRPLFFRTANAIAIFLHENARHLVDKHRNILLTILRLCDSTRRDLLDKVIPENEDVQLVHESINYPILWLKEISWRHGALEKGKTNFKLNYRDIRELIMQGPPKEEESDRCLAEIVRNKLNSSDRIPDLCAEILANRESSRGYPLTHRLLIVQIAKILKCDRGLPSSELILSYCSAILEDLIDIETAGFPYQTPDLTMEQVVLCGMEGFLEFTGKHYERLVLRWFRPSGCFSSFGYKFANNEIRVSRRTSKQTDFGCDSHATGLAAATLSLFIRENLENARW is encoded by the exons ATGGAAACTTTCCTTCTAAAGATTTTG AGAATTAAAGTGGCAGTTATTGCAGGAGAAAAATTGGACGTTCTGTCTAAGATAGTCAATTACATTCGCCAAAGGCCTCGTCAAATGAATGCCGATGTTACGTTATCTCTAACGATCGTCGAAGGTAAAGATTTGAAATCTACGAGTTTAACGAGTACTGAAACCTTAAACAAAATGCGTCCGTTATTCTTTCGTACAGCTAACGCGATTGCTATCTTTTTGCATGAAAATGCGCGACATCTTGTGGATAAACATCGAAATATTCTTCTGACGATTTTAAGATTGTGCGATTCTACTCGACGAGATTTGTTAGATAAAGTCATTCCAGAGAACGAGGACGTTCAGTTAG TGCACGAAAGCATAAATTATCCAATTTTGTGGCTGAAAGAAATATCATGGCGCCATGGCGCTCTAGAAAAGGGGAagacaaattttaaattaaattatcggGACATACGAGAACTGATAATGCAAGGACCGCCCAAGGAGGAAGAAAGCGATCGATGTCTCGCCGAAATTGTTCGGAACAAGTTGAATTCCAGCGATAGAATTCCTGATTTGTGCGCGGAGATATTGGCAAATCGAGAATCTAGCAGAGGATACCCTCTTACTCATAGATTGTTGATTGTTCAAATTGCTAAGATA tTGAAATGCGATCGAGGTCTTCCATCTTCGGAATTAATACTATCTTACTGTTCCGCGATCCTCGAAGATCTGATCGATATCGAAACAGCTGGATTTCCTTATCAAACGCCAGATTTAACGATGGAACAAG TTGTTCTATGCGGTATGGAAGGATTCCTGGAATTCACTGGCAAGCACTATGAACGATTAGTACTGCGTTGGTTTCGTCCCAGCGGCTGTTTCAGTTCGTTTGGATATAAATTCGCCAATAACGAGATACGCGTGTCACGGAGAACCTCTAAGCAAACGGACTTTGGTTGCGACAGCCACGCTACTGGTCTAGCCGCTGCTACGCTTTCTTTATTTATTCGCGAGAATCTGGAAAACGCTCGCTGGTAA